The sequence AGGAAGCTCGACATGAGGAGCACGAAGGTGCTCACGGTGGTGAGGGGGATGTCGAACAGGTCCTGCGGGTAGGGGCCGACGAGACTACGGTTGCGGTAGGCGAGGTAGGTGCCGATCAGCGAGCCGAAGAACATGGTGTCGGACGCCAGGAACACCCACATCAACAGCTTGACGTCGGGCAGCTTGGTGGCGCGGTAGGGCGCCGCGTGAGCCGCGGCGGCGGGTTGGTTGGAGGCTTGGGCGCTCATGCGTGCTCCCCGGCGGCGTCCAGGTGGAGGTGCTGGCCACCCACCCCCTCGAACGCCCAGGCGAAGATCGTGAAGATGAAGAACAGCCCGCAGACGATGGCGAAGATGACGTTGTCGTAGACGAGGCCGTAGGCGCCGAGGGTGATGGCGAGCGCCGCGAGGATCGGGTACCAGGACTGGCCCGGGATGTGGACGCCCGCGGCGTCGTACGGCTTGCCCGCGTCAGGCGCCGGCGGCGTCACGTCCATCGACTCGGGGTGCTTGACGGCCCACACGGGATCGAGCGAGTTGACGACCGGCTGGACCTCGAAGTCGTAGTAGGGCGGGGGAGAGGCGGTGGCCCACTCGAGCGTGCGCCCGTCCCACGGGTCGTTGCCGGCCGGCTTGCCGCGCGTGAGGCCGTGGATGACCCCCGCGAGGACGAGGATGAGGCCCACGCCCATCACCCAGCTGCCGATGGTCGAGGCCATGTTCCACGGCTCGAGCCCCAGGCCCTCCGGGTACGTCTGGATGCGCCGCGGCATGCCGAGGAGGCCGGCGATGTGCTGCGGGAAGAAGATGCCGTGGAAGCCGAAGACGACGAACACCCAGGCGATCTTGCCGAGGCGGTCCGACATGAGCTTGCCGGTCATCTTGGGGAACCAGTAGTAGAGGGCCCCCAGGAACGCCAGCAGGGCGCCGCCCCCCATCACGTAGTGGAAGTGCGCCACCACGAAGTAGGTGTCGTGCACCTGGGCGTCGAAGCTCGGCATGGCGACCATGATGCCGGTGATGCCGCCGAGCGTGAACGTGACCAGGAATGCGATCACGTACAGGAGCGGGGTGGTGAACCTGATGCTGCCGCCCCACATGGTGCCGAGCCAGTTGAAGATCTTGACGCCGGTGGGGATCCCGATGACGAAGGACGTGAGGGAGAAGGCCGTGTTGACCACGGGGCCCAGGCCGGTGGTGAACATGTGGTGCGTCCACACCGCGAAGCCCATGAAGCCGATGAGGATGCCCGAGAGGACCATGATCGGGTAGCCGAACAGGGGCTTGCGGGAGAAGGTGGGCGTGATCTCGCTGATCACCCCGAAGGCGGGCAGGATGATGATGTAGACCTCCGGGTGACCGAAGACCCAGAAGAGGTGCTGCCACAGGATCGGTAGCGCGCCCGCCTCCTGCACGAAGAAGAGCGTGCCGAAGGTGCGGTCGAGGATGAGCTCGAGGAAGGCGATGGTGAGCGGCGGGAACGCGAAGATGATCATGAACGACGTGATGAGCATCATCCAGGCGAACACGGGCATGCGCATCATGGTCATGCCGGGGGCGCGCATGTTGACGATGGTCACGATCAGGTTCATGGCGGTACCCGTGGTGCCGATGCCGCTGATGAACAGGCCGAAGACGTAGAAGTCGACGCCCAGCCCGGGGTTGTGCGACAGCGACGTGAGGGGGGCGTAGGCGAACCAGCCGACGTCGGGCGCGCCGCCGAGGAAGAACGACGTGTAGATCATCAGCCCGCCGAAGGCGTACACCCAGTAGCCGAAGGCGTTGAGGCGTGGGAACGCCAGGTCGCGCGCGCCGATCTGCAGCGGCACGAAGTAGTTGGCGAGGCCGATGCCGAGCGGCATGATGGCGAGGAACACCATGCTGACGCCGTGCATCGTGAAGAGCTGGTTGAAGTGCTCCGGGCTCACCACGCGCATCTCGGGGGTGAGGAGCTGCAGGCGGATGAGGAACGCCTCGACGGCGGCGGCGCCCATGAACGCGAACGCCGTGCAGATGTAGAGGAGACCGAGGCGCTTATGGTCGACGGTGGTCAGCCACGAGCCGATGCCCGTGGTCCAGGTGGGCCTTACGAAGAGCTTCCCCCTCGTGCCGGCACCGATGGTGGGTTGCGTGGTGGCCATCAGTTGCCTCCCGTCGACGCCTGGGCCAGCGCGGTGGTGTCACCCTCGGCGCCCAGGCTCAGCAGGTAGGCGGCGATGGCCGCCGTCTCCTCGTCGCGCTTGGGGTCGTTGGCTTCCCAGAGGGTCGGCATGCGGTTGCCGGGCTTCACGGACTGCGGGTCGCGCACCCAGGCGGCGACGTTCTCGGGCGTGGCGTCCAGCACGCCGGCGCCCACGGTGTGGCGCAGCCCGAAGTTGGTCAGGTCGGGGAACTGCGGTTGACCGTAGTGCATGTCGGCCGCGTAGTTGCCGATGTTGTGGCAACCGATGCAGCCCTTGGAGGCCACGAGCTGGCGACCCTGGGCGACCTGGGGGTCGGCGGCGGCCTGCTGCACGGGCGGGTCCTGGAACTCGGCCACCCAGGCATCGAAGTCGGCCTGTTCCGCGACGACGACGCGGAAGCGCATGTAGGCGTGGGCGCCGAGGCAGAGCTCGGCGCACTGTCCGTGGTAGATGCCGGCGCTGCCCTCGTTCGTGTCGAACCAGAGCTGGTTGTCCTGGTTGGGGATCAGGTCGACCTTGCCGGCGAGGCGCGGCGCCCAGAAGGCGTGCACGACGTCGCCGGAGTTGAGGTGGAGGATCACGCGCTTGCCTTCCGGCACGTGCAGCTCGTTGGCGGTCGTGATGCCGAGGTCGGGGTACTCGAACTTCCACCACCACTGGTAGCCCGTGACGTGCACCACGATGTCGTCGGCCGTGGGCACCACGTGCGACTGCGTGCGGAACACCGAGCGCACGGTGGGGATGGCCACCATCACGATGATGATGACGGGGACGATGGTGAGGACCACCTCTATCGCCGGGTGGCCGTGGGACTGCACGGGCATCTTGTCGCCGGCGCGCCGCCTGTACCTGACGATGACGTAGACGAGGGCCCCGAACACACCCACCATCACCGGGATGCTCAGGTACCACGTCCACATGAACAGGTCCAGTTGGTCTTGGGCGACGCTGCCGACCGGCTTGAAGATCGATTGCCCGCCCTCGAACGAGCAACTGGCCAGTAGCGGCGCGAGAACGGCGACGGGCGATGCCCGCCACAACCACCTCATGGGCACGGTTCCCTCCTTGGGTCGTGAAACGGGGGCAGGCGAAGGGTAATTTGGCCCCAGAATCTGTGCGCTAATGTAGCACACGCCTGAGAAGCGGAATGGGTAGGAATTGCACGATGAAGTGCGGCGGGCGCGGCATGATGGCCGTTCCGTCCCGCGCCGGCGCTCACGCGCGGCTCACGCGACCCTCATCTACGGGCCGGGCTCGTCGCGGTAGGCGGCGGCCTCCAGGAGGTGCTCGGGCCCAACGTTCACCGCCCCGGCCAGGTCCGCCGCCGTGCGCGCCACGCGCAGCAGCCGGTCGTAGCCTCGCGCCGTGGGCCGCAGGCCGCGCACGATCCGCTCCAGCGCACGGGCGGCCTCGCCGTTCGGCCTGACGTGAGCGGCCAGCTCGCGGGTCGGCAGGTGCGCGTTCGCCGCGCCCTGGCGCTCCAGCGCCGCCGCGCGCGCCCGGGCCACGCGCGCCGCCACCGCCCCGCTGGACTCGCCGGGCGGGGCCGCCACCAGCTCGGCGTCGCTGAGGCGGGGCACGCGCACGCGCAGGTCGAACCGGTCGAGCAGCGGGCCGGAGAGCCGCCGCTGGTAGCGGACGACCGCCGCGGCCGAGCACGTGCAGGGCGGGCCGTCGTCGGAAGAGCCGTGGTGGCCGCACGGACACGGGTTGCGCGCCGCCACGAGCTGGAAGCGGGCGGGGAGCCGCACGCTGCCGCTGGCGCGCGAGATGGTGACCACGCCGTCCTCCAGTGGCTGGCGCAGTCCCTCCAGGACGGCGCGCGAGAACTCGGGCAGCTCGTCGAGGAACAGCACGCCGAGGTGCGCGAGGCTCGCCTCGCCCGGGCGCGCCACCCCGCCGCCACCGAGCAGGCCGGCCTGGGAGGCCGAGTGGTGCGGCTGCCGGAAGGGCGGCGAGCGCACCAGGGCGCCCGCCGAGCGCCCGGCGCTCGAGTGCACGCGTGTGACCTCGATGGCCTCCGCGTCCGTCAGGGGCGGCAGGATGCCCTGCAGCCGCCGCGCCAGCATGCTCTTCCCGGCACCGGGCGGCCCCGTCAGGAGGAGGTTGTGGCGCCCCGCCGCGGCCACCTCGAGGGCGCGGCGCGGCAGCGCCTGGGCGCGGACGTCGGCCAGGTCGGGGAGGTCGGGCGGGTCCGGCGCGGCGGCGGGCGCGGCGGCCTCCCAGGGCGCCAGCCTGGCTCGGCCCGTCAGGTGCGCGACGGCGGCCGCCAGGTTGGTGGGGGCGACGACCTCGACGCCCGGCACGAGCGCCGCCTCCCGCGCGTTGGCGGGCGGCGCGAGGACGCGGTGCGGTGCTCCGCTCTCCTCGGCCAGGGCGGCGGCGAGCAGCGCGACGGCCACGGCGCCGCGCGCGGGCCGGAGGCTACCGTCCAGCGCGAGCTCGCCGAACGCCACCGTGCGCTCGAGCGCCCGCAGCGGCACGCGCCGCTCCGCCGTCAGGAGCGCCAGCGCGATGGCGAGGTCCAGGGCGGGGCCCTCCTTGCGGACGTCGGCCGGGGCGAGGTTCACGAGGATGCGGCTGGGCGGCAGCGGCAGCCCCAGCAGCTTCAGGTTCGCCCGCACCCGCTCGCGCGACTCCTGGACGGCCGCGCCGGGGAGGCCGACGATGGTGAAGCTCGGGAGCCCGCCGCTGACGAACGCCTCCACCCTGACGGCGATGGCCTCCACTCCCAGGATGGTGGCGGACGTGACCGCGGCGAACATCGTGCCGCGACGCTAGCGCGCGGGCCGGGTCGTGGCCCCGGCCAGCCGGGCGGCTGCCGAGCGATCCTAGGCGGCCGCCGCCCGCCCCGCGCCAGGGCGCCGCCCGCCAGGGCGCACCTAGAGGGCGCACCCACTACGGTCCGCCCTGGCGCACGCCCTCGCCCCCGCGAAGGCGCGACCTCAGACGGCCTCGTGGGTGTACAGCCCGAACGTGTTGGGGCCCACGTGCGACGCGATGACGGCGCCGATCTCGTGATAGCCCCCGAAGCTGTAACTGATGCCCGCCTCGTCGATCGCGGCCCGCAGCCGCTCGGCCGCGGGCGGGTCCTGCACGTGGATGAGGTTGAGCACGACGGCCCCCTTGGCCGCCGCCACGTACGCCGCGAAGCGCTCGACCATCTCCTGCTGCGCCTTCTTGATGCCGCGGGCGCGGCTGAGCGGCCCGACCTTGCCCCCGTCGAGCGTCAGGAGCGGCTTCACGTTGAGGAGACTGCCCAGGAAGGCGGAGGCCTTCCCGATGCGGCCGTTCTTCTGGAGGTAGTCCATCGTCGCGACCGTGAACACCACGAAGTTGGTGTCGCGGATGCGCTCGAGCGCCCGGGTGATGGTGGCGAGGTCCGCGCCCTCCGCCCGCAGGCGCGAGGCGACGCGAACCATCTCGCCGTGACCGAGGCTGGCGGCCTGCCCGTCGAAGACGGTCACGGGCAGCCCCACCCCCTCCTTGGCGATGACCGCCGACTGGTACGTGCCCGAGATGCCGGACGAGATGGTGATGACGAGCACCTCGTCCGCCCCGGCCGCCGCGGCGCGCGCGTACGCCGCCGCGAACTCGGCGGGGCTCGGTTGGCTGGTGGACGGCATGCCGGCGCCGGCCGCCACGCCGGCGATGATGCGCGCGGGGTCGATCTCGAGCCAGTCCTTGAACGTCTGCCCCTGGAAGTGGACGTGCAGCGGCACGGCCTCGACGTCGAGCGCCTTCAGCTCGTCGGCCGTGAGGTCGCAGGTCGAGTCGGTGATGATGCTGAGTCTCATGCGGGGCTCCGTTACTGCGCGGCCGCCCGGTCGGGTCGGTGGCGCATCGAACTGGTGGTCGTCGTGACTGTCACGCCAGGATATCCGAGCCGAAGCCACCGCGCTCACCCGCGAGCGCCGACCGACCTGCCATGATGGTGGTCCATGCTCGAAGCCGTCTGGTGGTTGCTCACCCCGAGCACCCTGCTCGTCGTCCTCGTGCTGCTCGCGTTCGTGGCCGGTCGGCTGCGGGCAGGGCGGCTGGCGGGCGCGCTCCTGTTCGTGCCGCTGCTCGTGCTCCTCGCGCTCGTGCTCGCCCCGGTCGACGAGTACCTGGCGAACGGCCTCGAGAGCCGCGTCGCCGCCCCCGACCCCATGCCGGAGCGCGTGGACGGCGTGATCGTCCTGGGCGGAGCCGTCGAGTGGCGCATTAGCGCCGCGCGGGGGCAACTCGCCCTCGACGACGCGGGCGAGCGCATGCTGGCCGCGCTCGCGCTCGCCGAACGTTACCCCGGCGCCCGCTTCGTGTTCACGGGCCTCTTCGAGGACGCCCTGCGGCAGGAGTGGCGGGGCGCCGACGGCGCCGGCCTGCTCTTCCGGCGCGCCCTGGACGGGCACCAGGTGACGTTCCTCGGCGAGGCGCGCAGCACGTACGAGGAGGCCCTGCTGGCGCGGGAGCGCGTGGCGCCGGAGGTCGGGTCGACCTGGCTCCTCGTCACGAGCGCGCTGCACATGCCCAGGGCGCTGGCCACCTTCCGCACGCAGGGCTGGTCGGTGACGCCGTTCCCGGTCGACTACCGCTCGCTGCCGCCCGGCGCCTGGCGCGACGCCTGGCGCTTCGACCTGGCCGTCGGCAAGCGCCTGGCCGGGCTCGACCGGGTGGTGCGCGAGTGGGGCGCCTACCAGGTGTACCGGCGCAGCGGCCGGCTNNNNNNNNNNNNNNNNNNNNNNNNNNNNNNNNNNNNNNNNNNNNNNNNNNNNNNNNNNNNNNNNNNNNNNNNNNNNNNNNNNNNNNNNNNNNNNNNNNNNGCGTGGATGGCCTCGCTGTGCGCCCTGAAGACGGGCACGCGCACGCAGGTGGCGCTGATGGCCAGGTGGGGCGCGTCGAGGATCTTGCGCGACTCGAGCGCCAGCTTGCGCTCCTCGCCGTTGTAGCCGTCGCTGCCGACGTCGGAATCGTGGCTGAAGAGGTTGAACGCGATCTGGTGCCTGAACTTGCGGGGGGTGGTCGAGGCGCCGAGAGGCTCGCCGCTCGGCGTGGTCCCGCCCGCCAGCACGGCGGCGGACTGCTCGCGCAGCTCGCCGATGCCGGCGGCGCCAGCGCCCGACACGGCCTGGTAGGTGGCGACCGTCGCGCGCCTGAGGCCGAAGGCGCGGTGGAGCGGCGCCAGCGCCATGAGGGCGATGATGGTGGAGCAGTTCGGGTTGGCGATCAACCCCCGGTGGCCGGCGACGGCGTGAGGGTTCACCTCGGGGATCACCAGGGGCACGCGCTCGTCCATGCGCCAGGCGCTCGTGTTGTCGATGACCACGGCGTGCTCGGCCCAGCGCCAGGCGTGCTCGCGCGACAGCGCGCCGCCCGCAGACGAGAAGACCACGTCGGCGCCGAGGTCGCCGCTCTCGGGAACGGCCTCCACCACGTGCTCCTCGCCCCGGAACCTCGCGGTCCTGCCGGCCGAGCGCGGCGAGGCGTAGAGCCTCAGTCCGCTGACCGGGAACGAGCGCTCCTCGAGTATGGCGAGGAGTTCCTGGCCGACGGCCCCCGTGGCTCCGACGATGGCGACGCGCATGCGGCGGAGTCTAGCACCAAGGCGGGCGGGCGCCAGGCAGTAGCATTACCTGCATGTCGCGTGTCCCGGGCCGCTGGCGGCGCATCGTCATCAAGGTTGGCACCAGTTCGCTCGTCGACGAGTCGGGCCGCATCGCGCCCCACAAGGTGTGGGCAGTGGCCCGCGGGGCGCAGGTGCTGGCCGCCGCCCAGGCCGGGCCGGCGCAGTTCGTCATCGTCTCCTCCGGCGCGGGCGCCGCGGGGCGCCAGCGGCTCGGCCTCAAGCTGCCGCTCACGCTGCCGGAGAAGCAGGCGGTGGCCGCCGTGGGGCAGGCGCTCCTCATGCTCGACTGGGAGCGCGCCCTCGCTCCCCTGCCCACGGCGCAGCTCCTCATCACGGCCAGCGACGTGCAGGAGCGCGAGCGGTACGTGAACGCCAAGAACGCGCTCGAGACGACCCTGGCGCTCGGCGTGGTGCCGGTGATCAACGAGAACGACAGCGTGGCGACGGCCGAACTGAAACTCGGCGACAACGACACCCTGTCCGCCTGGGTGAGCTACCTCGTGGACGCCGACGTCCTGATCATCCTCACGGACGTCGACGGCCTCTACGACGCCGACCCGCGCAAGGACCCCGCCGCCAAGCTCATCCCCGTGGTGAGGGACGTGGCGGCCGTGCAGGCGGCGGCGGGCGGGGCCGGTTCCCAGTCGGGGACGGGCGGCATGGCGACCAAGCTGAGGGCCGCGCGCATCGCCACCGGCGCCGGCATCGAGACCATCGTCCTCGGCGGCGGCGGCGCGGCGCTGGAGGCGCTGGCGCGCGGCGAGGAGCGCGGCACGCGCTTCCTGGCGGCCGAGCACGTCCCCGCCCGCAAGGCGTGGATCGCGAACCAGCCGGTGCGGGGCGCGCTGGAGGTCGACGCGGGCGCGCTGCGCGCGCTCGAGGGGGGCAAGAGCCTCCTGCCGGGCGGCGTGACGGCCGTGGAGGGCGCCTTCACGTTCGGCGACGCCGTGGAGGTGCGGCACGCGGGGGCGAGGGTCGGGGTGGGGCTCACCAACTACGGCTCCGACGCGGCCCGGCGCATCATCGGCAGGCACACGCGCGACATCGCGCTGCTCCTCGGCCACAAGGACTACGACGAGGTCATCCACCGCGACAACCTCGTGCTGGGGAGCGCGCCCACCGGCCGGTGATAGCATTCCCGCCATGAACGTGAGGTCCCAGCTCGTGTACGTGGCGGTGGTCATCACCTTCGCGCTCGGACTGGCGGGGCTCGTCAACCCGCACTTCACGGCGCGGCTGCTCGGGCTCGACGTCGTCGACCCGCGCGGCCTCAGCCAGGTGCGCGCCACGTTCGGCGCCCTGCACCTGGCGCTCGGCGCCGTGATCCTGCGCGGCACCCTCAGGCGCCCGGGCGCCCGCTCGTACCTGCGGGCAGGAGCGCTCCTCGTTGGCGCCGTCTTCGCGGGGCGGCTCCTGTCGGTGCTCGTGGACGGGGTCGTGACGCTCGTCAACGTCCTGTTCCTGCTGAGCGAGGGGGTGGCCCTGACGGGCGTCCTGCTCGCCCTCCTCGGCGCCGGGCGGCCGCGGCCGCGGCCGCGGCCGCCCGAGGACGCTGCCGGCAGGTGACGGGGCTCCCTGACGGCACGCGCCTCGCGCCCCCGGAGCTCGCGGCGGGGCGCGAGCTCGCGTTGGCGCGCTTGCGCGAGCTGTACGGCTCGTGGGGCTACCTGCCCGTCGAGGTGCCGGCGCTCGAGCTCTTCGACGCCCACCACCCGCGCGAGACGCAGGCCTTCAAGCTGACGGACCGCGGGAGCGACGTGTTGGCGCTCCGCTCCGACTTCACCCCGGCGCTGGCGCACCTCGTTTCCACCACCTACCCGGCGGTGGCCGGCGGCGCGCACCACCCGCTGCGGCTCCGCTACGCGGGCACCGTCTGGCACGCCAACCACCCCGACCTGGCCGGCGCGCGCGAGTTCACGCAGGTGGGCATCGAGCTCGTCGGGGTCAGCAACGCGCGCGCCGACGCGGAGATCATCCACCTGGCGCGCGAGTCGGTGCGCGCCGTCGGGCTGGTGCCGCGCCTCGAGGTCGGGAACCCGGCCTACGTGCGGGCCCTCCTCGAGGCGGCCGCCGTCCCGCGCGAGCAGGAGCCGACCCTCGCCGACGCCATCGACCGCAAGGACCGCGCCGACGTGCTCGCGCTCGTCGGCGCGTTGGGCCTCACCGGGCGCGCCGCCGAGGCCATCGTCCGCGTGCCCGACCTGTACGGCGACGAGTCCGTGCTCGACGAGGCGCGCGCCCTGGCGCCGAGCGACGCCGCCCTGCAGGCCGTCGACCGGCTCGAGGGGGTGCTGGCGGAGTTCGAGGACGCCTCGGAGCTGCTGCTCGACCTCGGGCTGGCGCGCCGCCTGAGCTACTACACGGGCGTGACCTTCCGCGCCTTCACCTTCGATTACGGCCAACCGCTGCTCGGCGGGGGCCGCTACGACGGCGCCCTGCTGCCCTACGCGGCGGGCTTCTCGCTGGGACTCGAGCGCCTCATGGAGGCCGTGCCCGCCGCCGGTCCCGTCGACCTCGCTCCGCTGGTGCTCACCCTAGACGACCCCGCCGCGCGCCGGCTGCGGGCGGCGGGGGTGAGGGTGGCGCGCGCGCTGGCGGCGGAGCCCGCCGCCGCCGAGGCCGAGGCGCGCGCGGCGCGCGTGCCGTTCCTCCTCGTCGCCGGGGAGCTGCGGACGGTCGGAGCGCCGAGCGCTGAGGTCGAGGCGCGCCGGCGCGAGCTCGCGGCGCTCCTGGCCGCGCCGGGCGAGGGCGAGGCGTGAGCGCCCAGGCGCTGGTGCTCGCCCTGCCGAAGGGGAGGGTGCTCGAGGACGCGCTGGCGGCGCTGCGGGCCGCCGGACTCGAGCTGACGATGAGCGAGGACGAGCGCGCCCTGCGCCACGACGGCCCCGGAGCGACGGTGCTCGTGATGCGCAACGCCGACGTGCCCACCTACGTCGAGCTGGGCGTCGCCGACGCCGGGGTGGTCGGCCG is a genomic window of Trueperaceae bacterium containing:
- the proB gene encoding glutamate 5-kinase → MSRVPGRWRRIVIKVGTSSLVDESGRIAPHKVWAVARGAQVLAAAQAGPAQFVIVSSGAGAAGRQRLGLKLPLTLPEKQAVAAVGQALLMLDWERALAPLPTAQLLITASDVQERERYVNAKNALETTLALGVVPVINENDSVATAELKLGDNDTLSAWVSYLVDADVLIILTDVDGLYDADPRKDPAAKLIPVVRDVAAVQAAAGGAGSQSGTGGMATKLRAARIATGAGIETIVLGGGGAALEALARGEERGTRFLAAEHVPARKAWIANQPVRGALEVDAGALRALEGGKSLLPGGVTAVEGAFTFGDAVEVRHAGARVGVGLTNYGSDAARRIIGRHTRDIALLLGHKDYDEVIHRDNLVLGSAPTGR
- the ctaD gene encoding cytochrome c oxidase subunit I, yielding MATTQPTIGAGTRGKLFVRPTWTTGIGSWLTTVDHKRLGLLYICTAFAFMGAAAVEAFLIRLQLLTPEMRVVSPEHFNQLFTMHGVSMVFLAIMPLGIGLANYFVPLQIGARDLAFPRLNAFGYWVYAFGGLMIYTSFFLGGAPDVGWFAYAPLTSLSHNPGLGVDFYVFGLFISGIGTTGTAMNLIVTIVNMRAPGMTMMRMPVFAWMMLITSFMIIFAFPPLTIAFLELILDRTFGTLFFVQEAGALPILWQHLFWVFGHPEVYIIILPAFGVISEITPTFSRKPLFGYPIMVLSGILIGFMGFAVWTHHMFTTGLGPVVNTAFSLTSFVIGIPTGVKIFNWLGTMWGGSIRFTTPLLYVIAFLVTFTLGGITGIMVAMPSFDAQVHDTYFVVAHFHYVMGGGALLAFLGALYYWFPKMTGKLMSDRLGKIAWVFVVFGFHGIFFPQHIAGLLGMPRRIQTYPEGLGLEPWNMASTIGSWVMGVGLILVLAGVIHGLTRGKPAGNDPWDGRTLEWATASPPPYYDFEVQPVVNSLDPVWAVKHPESMDVTPPAPDAGKPYDAAGVHIPGQSWYPILAALAITLGAYGLVYDNVIFAIVCGLFFIFTIFAWAFEGVGGQHLHLDAAGEHA
- a CDS encoding ATP phosphoribosyltransferase regulatory subunit, which codes for MTGLPDGTRLAPPELAAGRELALARLRELYGSWGYLPVEVPALELFDAHHPRETQAFKLTDRGSDVLALRSDFTPALAHLVSTTYPAVAGGAHHPLRLRYAGTVWHANHPDLAGAREFTQVGIELVGVSNARADAEIIHLARESVRAVGLVPRLEVGNPAYVRALLEAAAVPREQEPTLADAIDRKDRADVLALVGALGLTGRAAEAIVRVPDLYGDESVLDEARALAPSDAALQAVDRLEGVLAEFEDASELLLDLGLARRLSYYTGVTFRAFTFDYGQPLLGGGRYDGALLPYAAGFSLGLERLMEAVPAAGPVDLAPLVLTLDDPAARRLRAAGVRVARALAAEPAAAEAEARAARVPFLLVAGELRTVGAPSAEVEARRRELAALLAAPGEGEA
- a CDS encoding YdcF family protein; translated protein: MLEAVWWLLTPSTLLVVLVLLAFVAGRLRAGRLAGALLFVPLLVLLALVLAPVDEYLANGLESRVAAPDPMPERVDGVIVLGGAVEWRISAARGQLALDDAGERMLAALALAERYPGARFVFTGLFEDALRQEWRGADGAGLLFRRALDGHQVTFLGEARSTYEEALLARERVAPEVGSTWLLVTSALHMPRALATFRTQGWSVTPFPVDYRSLPPGAWRDAWRFDLAVGKRLAGLDRVVREWGAYQVYRRSGRL
- a CDS encoding DegV family protein; translated protein: MRLSIITDSTCDLTADELKALDVEAVPLHVHFQGQTFKDWLEIDPARIIAGVAAGAGMPSTSQPSPAEFAAAYARAAAAGADEVLVITISSGISGTYQSAVIAKEGVGLPVTVFDGQAASLGHGEMVRVASRLRAEGADLATITRALERIRDTNFVVFTVATMDYLQKNGRIGKASAFLGSLLNVKPLLTLDGGKVGPLSRARGIKKAQQEMVERFAAYVAAAKGAVVLNLIHVQDPPAAERLRAAIDEAGISYSFGGYHEIGAVIASHVGPNTFGLYTHEAV
- a CDS encoding DUF4345 family protein, with protein sequence MNVRSQLVYVAVVITFALGLAGLVNPHFTARLLGLDVVDPRGLSQVRATFGALHLALGAVILRGTLRRPGARSYLRAGALLVGAVFAGRLLSVLVDGVVTLVNVLFLLSEGVALTGVLLALLGAGRPRPRPRPPEDAAGR
- the coxB gene encoding cytochrome c oxidase subunit II produces the protein MPMRWLWRASPVAVLAPLLASCSFEGGQSIFKPVGSVAQDQLDLFMWTWYLSIPVMVGVFGALVYVIVRYRRRAGDKMPVQSHGHPAIEVVLTIVPVIIIVMVAIPTVRSVFRTQSHVVPTADDIVVHVTGYQWWWKFEYPDLGITTANELHVPEGKRVILHLNSGDVVHAFWAPRLAGKVDLIPNQDNQLWFDTNEGSAGIYHGQCAELCLGAHAYMRFRVVVAEQADFDAWVAEFQDPPVQQAAADPQVAQGRQLVASKGCIGCHNIGNYAADMHYGQPQFPDLTNFGLRHTVGAGVLDATPENVAAWVRDPQSVKPGNRMPTLWEANDPKRDEETAAIAAYLLSLGAEGDTTALAQASTGGN
- a CDS encoding aspartate-semialdehyde dehydrogenase, which encodes MRVAIVGATGAVGQELLAILEERSFPVSGLRLYASPRSAGRTARFRGEEHVVEAVPESGDLGADVVFSSAGGALSREHAWRWAEHAVVIDNTSAWRMDERVPLVIPEVNPHAVAGHRGLIANPNCSTIIALMALAPLHRAFGLRRATVATYQAVSGAGAAGIGELREQSAAVLAGGTTPSGEPLGASTTPRKFRHQIAFNLFSHDSDVGSDGYNGEERKLALESRKILDAPHLAISATCVRVPVFRAHSEAIHA
- a CDS encoding YifB family Mg chelatase-like AAA ATPase; amino-acid sequence: MFAAVTSATILGVEAIAVRVEAFVSGGLPSFTIVGLPGAAVQESRERVRANLKLLGLPLPPSRILVNLAPADVRKEGPALDLAIALALLTAERRVPLRALERTVAFGELALDGSLRPARGAVAVALLAAALAEESGAPHRVLAPPANAREAALVPGVEVVAPTNLAAAVAHLTGRARLAPWEAAAPAAAPDPPDLPDLADVRAQALPRRALEVAAAGRHNLLLTGPPGAGKSMLARRLQGILPPLTDAEAIEVTRVHSSAGRSAGALVRSPPFRQPHHSASQAGLLGGGGVARPGEASLAHLGVLFLDELPEFSRAVLEGLRQPLEDGVVTISRASGSVRLPARFQLVAARNPCPCGHHGSSDDGPPCTCSAAAVVRYQRRLSGPLLDRFDLRVRVPRLSDAELVAAPPGESSGAVAARVARARAAALERQGAANAHLPTRELAAHVRPNGEAARALERIVRGLRPTARGYDRLLRVARTAADLAGAVNVGPEHLLEAAAYRDEPGP